The genomic DNA GATGAGCCGGAGCGTCGTGGACTTGCCGCACCCCGACGGGCCGAGCAGCACCAGCAGGCCGCCGGCTTCAGCCGTGAGGCTCACGCCGTCTACGGCGCGCACCGCGCCCCAGAGCTTGCTGACGCCGCTCAGGCGGATCTCGGACATACGGGCGAAATGATAATGCTACACTGCGGGCCCTCTGGCACCTCCTTCGGCTCCGGAGGAGGCGACCGCGCCCCTCGACGCCTGCCGGGCGTCCCGGAACGCGGACCTGGCCGACCTGGTCGACCTGGCGCTGTACACCGGGCTCCGTCGCGGGGAGGCGCTTGGCCTGACCTGGGAGCGCGTGGACCGCCATCGACCCGATGACCCGGCTAGATGTGAGGCTCTCGAAGCCCTCAAGGAGACTGTCATGAGTCTACCCCCCGCCATGACCATCGATGAGCTTCGCCGGCGGATCACCGCCGCGGGCTTGCCCATCCCCGAGGCCCGATGGGAGATGGTCCGCAAGCTCTTGGCCCCCGTCCTGGCGCCGATCCGCGGCGAGGATTGGCGGGCGGCGAGCGTGCTGGAACCCGCCGTCACCTTCAATGCCGGAGGGGAGTCGGGCGGACCATTGGCCACCGGCGGCGCCGCCGGGATCGATGTTGGAGGGCCGGGACAATCACGCGAGCCCGTCGGCACGGCCGCGAACCTGGCGCGCGACGCGCTCCCCTACGCCGGCATCCGCGAGATCGCCCGGTGCTTCCGCCGGCGCGAGCTCTCACCCGTCGAGCTCACGCAGACGCTCCTGGAGCGGATCGAGCGCCTGGATCCCAGGCTCCACGCCTTCGTCACGCTCACCGCCGACCGTGCGCTCGCCGACGCCAAGGCCGCGGAGGCCGCGATTCTGCAGGGCGATGAGCGCCCGCTGCTCGGCATCCCCATCGCCTACAAGGATCTCTATGCCACGCGTGGGGTGCGAACCACCGCCGGCTCAGCGGTGCTGGCGGACTGGGTCCCCGACGAGGACGCGACGTGCGTGGCGCGCCTGCGGGCCGCTGGATGCGTGACGCTGGGCAAGCTCATCACTCACGAATTCGCCTTCGGCATCCAGTTTCCGGGCCATCGCTTCCTGCCGGCCCGCAACCCCTGGAACCTGGAACACATCCCAGGCGGCTCGTCGAGCGGCTCGGGCGCGGCGCTGGCGGCAGGTCTCACGGTCGGCTCGCTTGGCTCCGACACTGGCGGCTCGATCCGCGGGCCAGCCGCCTTCTCCGGCATCGTCGGGCTCAAGCCCACCTATGGCCGGTGCAGTCGGGCAGGGGTCGTCACGCTGGCGTGGACGCTCGATCACACTGGGCCGATGGCCCGGACCGTCGAGGACTGTGCCTGGCTACTCACGGCGATCGCCGGACACGACAGCGCTGATCCGGCCTCCAGCCAGGCGCCCGTCGGCGACTACGTGGCCAAGCTCAACCGGGGGATACGCGGCCTGCGGATCGGCGTGCCGCGCGCCTTCTTCCTCGAGGGCGTGGAGCCCGAAGGAGTGGCGGCGTTCGAGCGCGCGCTGGACACATTGCGCGAGCTGGGCGCGAGTGTCAGCGACGTTGAGATCCGGTCGATCTGGACGTCACCCGCCTACATGGCGATCATGCTCTCTGAAGCCTTCGCCTATCACGAGCGCGACCTGCGCGAGCGCCCGCATCTCTATGGCGAGGGTCTGCGGGACAAGCTCCTGACCGGCGGGCTCTTCTCCGGCGCCGAATACGTGCAGGCCCAGCGACTGCGGAGGCGGCTCCAGGCCGAGATGTTGGAAGTGCTCCGGCGCGTGGACGTCCTGGCCACCCCGACGATGCTGAGCCCGGCCCTGGCGTTCTCGGTCGTGCAGGACCCGGACCTGCCGTTCCCGTTTCCGAAGAGCAACACGTCGCCGTTCAACCTGGCGGGCCTGCCGGCGCTCGCGCTGCCCTGTGGGTTCTCGAAGACGGGACTACCGCTCTCGCTCCAGCTTGCCGGGCGGCCGTTCGAAGAGGCCGTCATCCTGCGCGCCGGGCACGCTTACGAGCAGGCTACCGAATGGCACCGACGGCGTCCGCCCGTGTGACGATCGTTTTTCGGTGAGATTAGCAGACGACCTTGCGGCTTCCCGCAGGGGACGGAAGGCGCCTTGTCGCACTGCCCTTGCTCGCTCGGCTGTAACCACCTACTGGTGGCACGTCGGCGGCGGTCCCTGACTGCGTAGATCCGGTACGGAATTTCTCAAGCCGGGGAGCCGGTGCACGATCCCTTGACCTGCTGCAGACCGCCAGGCTAGCGAGTTATCTACTGAAGTTCTTCGCGGTCTCGCCTGGCATGACGCTTGCGCTCCCAACCGATAACAGAATGTTGCGGACAAGGAGCCACCCATGACCACGATCCTGCTCATCATCCTGATCCTGTTGCTGCTCGGAGCACTGCCAATGTGGCCCTACAGCTCGGGTTGGGGGTACTACCCGAGCGGCGGATTGGGACTCATCCTGCTGATTGTGATCATCCTCCTCCTGACCGGACGGCTGTGACCGCGATTCGATAGCGGAGTCGTTGGTGCCGCCAGACGCTGCCGCGTCCAGCTCGCCTGGTCCGCCAGGTTCGTTTAGGCCGTGTTCGGTGCCGGCGTTCGAGGCGGCTAAG from Candidatus Methylomirabilota bacterium includes the following:
- a CDS encoding amidase encodes the protein MSLPPAMTIDELRRRITAAGLPIPEARWEMVRKLLAPVLAPIRGEDWRAASVLEPAVTFNAGGESGGPLATGGAAGIDVGGPGQSREPVGTAANLARDALPYAGIREIARCFRRRELSPVELTQTLLERIERLDPRLHAFVTLTADRALADAKAAEAAILQGDERPLLGIPIAYKDLYATRGVRTTAGSAVLADWVPDEDATCVARLRAAGCVTLGKLITHEFAFGIQFPGHRFLPARNPWNLEHIPGGSSSGSGAALAAGLTVGSLGSDTGGSIRGPAAFSGIVGLKPTYGRCSRAGVVTLAWTLDHTGPMARTVEDCAWLLTAIAGHDSADPASSQAPVGDYVAKLNRGIRGLRIGVPRAFFLEGVEPEGVAAFERALDTLRELGASVSDVEIRSIWTSPAYMAIMLSEAFAYHERDLRERPHLYGEGLRDKLLTGGLFSGAEYVQAQRLRRRLQAEMLEVLRRVDVLATPTMLSPALAFSVVQDPDLPFPFPKSNTSPFNLAGLPALALPCGFSKTGLPLSLQLAGRPFEEAVILRAGHAYEQATEWHRRRPPV
- a CDS encoding DUF3309 family protein, whose translation is MTTILLIILILLLLGALPMWPYSSGWGYYPSGGLGLILLIVIILLLTGRL